In Oncorhynchus gorbuscha isolate QuinsamMale2020 ecotype Even-year unplaced genomic scaffold, OgorEven_v1.0 Un_scaffold_67:::fragment_2:::debris, whole genome shotgun sequence, the following proteins share a genomic window:
- the LOC124019074 gene encoding cadherin-11-like, which produces MQVTATDADDPTYGNSARLVYSILQGQPYFSVEPQTGIIRTALPNMDREARQEYDVVIQAKDMGGHMGGLSGTTEVKITLTDVNDNPPKFPQSVYAMSVSEDKVSGEEVGRLKAKDPDLGENGLVSYRFIEGDGMTVFEITTDTDTREGVIKLRKPVDFETKRAYTLRVEASNTHLDPRFIAWGPYKDTATVKVMVEDADEPPAFLATSYSFEVEENARDGTVVGRVHAKDTDVANNPVRYMIPRYTDVEQFFSVGPEDGIIKTTRPLDRETLPWHNISVSATEIGGHHQDTKVRVNIKVKDMNDNAPEFATQNEILVCENVSPGKLIETVSAVDKDEMVHRQYFHFSIAPEAVNNQNFSLKDNRDSTASIYVTRRGFSRMTQDVYFLPIEINDNGIPPMSSTNTLTIRVCSCDSKDTILSCNVEPYILPAGLSTGALIAILACIVILLAIVVLFVALRRQKKEPLIVFEEEDIRENIITYDDEGGGEEDTEAFDIATLQNPDGANGFLPRKDIKPELQYPMRPGGHPVANSVDVDDFIKTRINDADNDPTAPPYDSIQIYGYEGRGSIAGSLSSLESVTTDSDLDYDYLQSWGPRFKKLADLYGTKDSADDNS; this is translated from the exons ATGCAGGTAACGGCCACAGATGCTGATGATCCCACCTACGGGAACAGTGCCAGACTGGTGTACAGCATTCTCCAAGGCCAACCCTACTTCTCAGTGGAACCACAAACAG GGATAATCCGGACAGCTCTGCCCAACATGGACAGGGAAGCGCGGCAGGAATATGACGTCGTCATACAAGCGAAGGACATGGGGGGACACATGGGGGGACTGTCAGGGACAACAGAAGTGAAAATCACCCTGACGGACGTCAACGACAACCCACCCAAGTTCCCTCAGA GTGTATACGCCATGTCCGTTTCAGAGGACAAGGTTTCGGGTGAGGAGGTGGGCCGTCTGAAGGCTAAAGATCCAGATCTGGGGGAGAATGGACTTGTGTCATATCGTTTCATCGAGGGCGATGGGATGACTGTGTTTGAGATTACCACCGACACTGACACCCGTGAGGGTGTTATCAAACTGAGAAAG CCTGTGGACTTTGAGACTAAGAGGGCATACACCCTGAGAGTAGAGGCATCCAACACACACTTGGACCCCCGTTTCATCGCCTGGGGCCCCTACAAAGACACAGCCACGGTTAAGGTTATGGTGGAGGACGCAGACGAGCCGCCTGCTTTCTTGGCAACTAGCTACAGCTTCGAGGTGGAGGAGAATGCCCGTGATGGGACCGTGGTGGGCCGTGTACACGCTAAAGACACGGACGTGGCCAACAAccctgtcag GTACATGATTCCCCGCTACACGGACGTGGAACAGTTCTTCAGTGTCGGCCCAGAGGATGGCATCATCAAGACCACCAGACCGTTGGACCGGGAGACACTACCCTGGCACAACATCTCTGTCAGTGCCACTGAGATTG GGGGACATCACCAAGATACAAAAGTACGTGTCAACATCAAAGTCAAAGATATGAATGACAACGCCCCTGAGTTTGCCACACAGAACGAAATCCTTGTGTGTGAAAATGTCTCCCCTGGCAAA CTCATAGAGACAGTCAGTGCAGTGGACAAGGATGAGATGGTCCACCGACAGTACTTCCACTTCAGCATCGCCCCAGAGGCTGTCAACAACCAGAATTTCTCCCTGAAAGACAACAGAG ACAGCACAGCCAGCATATATGTGACCCGGAGGGGCTTCAGTCGGATGACCCAGGATGTCTACTTCCTTCCCATTGAGATCAACGACAACGGCATTCCTCCTATGAGCAGCACCAACACGCTGACCATACGAGTGTGCAGCTGTGACAGTAAGGACACCATCCTGTCCTGTAACGTGGAGCCTTACATCCTGCCTGCAGGCCTCAGCACCGGAGCTCTCATCGCCATACTAGCCTGCATCGTCATTCTCCTGG CGATCGTGGTGCTGTTTGTGGCCCTGCGTCGTCAGAAGAAGGAGCCGCTCATTGTCTTTGAGGAGGAAGACATCCGTGAGAACATCATCACCTATGACGATGAAGGTGgcggagaggaggacacagaggCCTTCGACATTGCTACGCTGCAGAACCCTGACGGTGCCAACGGCTTCCTACCCCGTAAGGACATCAAGCCTGAGCTCCAGTACCCGATGAGGCCTGGCGGGCACCCCGTGGCCAACAGTGTGGATGTGGATGATTTCATCAAGACCCGCATTAACGACGCGGACAACGACCCCACGGCCCCTCCCTATGACTCCATCCAGATCTATGGCTACGAGGGCCGGGGCTCCATCGCTGGATCCCTCAGCTCCTTGGAGTCGGTGACCACAGATTCAGACCTAGACTACGACTACCTCCAAAGCTGGGGCCCGCGCTTCAAGAAGCTGGCCGACCTTTATGGCACCAAAGACTCTGCCGATGACAACTCTTAA